From a region of the Hemibagrus wyckioides isolate EC202008001 linkage group LG14, SWU_Hwy_1.0, whole genome shotgun sequence genome:
- the LOC131364910 gene encoding cathepsin K-like isoform X1: MMCVLLLALLVSQVCCDMNLDVYWMSWKNEFSKNYNSVREEAYRRSIWEQNVLKVRKHNEEAAAGQHTFTTGINHLSDMTTEEVNAKLNGLRVEKFSSEDVNENFTFLGDYPVPSSVNWTEDGFVTPVKNQGECNSCWAFSAVGALEAQMKKKKGRLVPLSVQNLVDCSFEEGNHGCTGGYVTNAFNYIVNQRGISKESVYPYTGKLGNCHANKTYGRCSGFRVLQRYNEFELQKVVANIGPVAVGINASDSTFHHYQTGIYNYTCEGEGVNHAVLVVGYGKEVGVLIGEKEDICDSRETTTISVESAPTASSPLSDLISLISYLTFFTFLAVILASLCTCACNIRGSRGKSIPALTMNEIQSRLYCILYNLLLEINILMLLYPD; encoded by the exons ATGATGTGTGTCTTGCTTCTGGCTCTGCTGGTCTCTCAAGTTTGCTGTGATATGAATCTAGATGTGTACTGGATGTCCTGGAAAAATGAATTCAGTAAAAATTACAACAGTGTG agggAGGAAGCATACAGAAGATCAATCTGGGAGCAGAACGTTTTGAAAGTGAGGAAGCACAatgaagaagcagcagcaggacAACATACCTTTACCACTGGGATCAACCACCTTTCAGACATG acaacAGAAGAAGTCAATGCTAAACTGAATGGTCTGAGGGTGGAGAAATTTTCTTCTGAGGATGTTAATGAGAATTTCACCTTTCTTGGTGATTACCCTGTCCCCTCCAGTGTGAACTGGACTGAGGATGGATTTGTCACCCCTGTGAAGAACCag ggtGAATGTAACTCATGCTGGGCATTCAGTGCAGTTGGAGCTTTAGAAGCtcaaatgaagaagaagaagggtcGTCTTGTTCCTCTGAGTGTTCAGAACCTGGTGGACTGCAGTTTTGAGGAGGGAAACCACGGTTGCACTGGAGGATACGTGACTAACGCCTTTAATTATATTGTAAACCAAAGGGGCATCAGCAAGGAGTCCGTGTACCCTTATACTGGAAAG TTGGGGAATTGCCATGCTAATAAAACATATGGACGCTGTTCTGGTTTCCGAGTCCTTCAACGTTATAATGAGTTTGAGCTGCAGAAGGTAGTGGCTAACATTGGACCGGTTGCAGTGGGAATTAATGCTAGTGATTCCACATTTCACCATTACCAGACTG gtatttATAACTACACttgtgaaggtgaaggagtgaatCATGCAGTTCTTGTGGTTGGATATGGAAAAGAAG tTGGGGTGTTGATTGGGGAGAAGGAGGATATATGCGACTCCagagaaacaacaacaatcagTGTGGAATCGGCACCTACAGCGTCATCCCCATTGTCTGACCTCATTTCTCTCATAtcatatttgactttttttactTTCCTTGCTGTTATTTTAGCTTCTTTATGTACGTGTGCCTGCAACATCCGGGGATCGAGAGGAAAAAGTATTCCTGCTCTTACAATGAACGAAATCCAGAGTCGCTTatattgtatactgtataatctattattggaaataaatattttgatgTTACTGTATCCTGATTGA
- the LOC131364910 gene encoding procathepsin L-like isoform X2 translates to MMCVLLLALLVSQVCCDMNLDVYWMSWKNEFSKNYNSVREEAYRRSIWEQNVLKVRKHNEEAAAGQHTFTTGINHLSDMTTEEVNAKLNGLRVEKFSSEDVNENFTFLGDYPVPSSVNWTEDGFVTPVKNQGECNSCWAFSAVGALEAQMKKKKGRLVPLSVQNLVDCSFEEGNHGCTGGYVTNAFNYIVNQRGISKESVYPYTGKLGNCHANKTYGRCSGFRVLQRYNEFELQKVVANIGPVAVGINASDSTFHHYQTGIYNYTCEGEGVNHAVLVVGYGKEGGQQYWLIKNSWGVDWGEGGYMRLQRNNNNQCGIGTYSVIPIV, encoded by the exons ATGATGTGTGTCTTGCTTCTGGCTCTGCTGGTCTCTCAAGTTTGCTGTGATATGAATCTAGATGTGTACTGGATGTCCTGGAAAAATGAATTCAGTAAAAATTACAACAGTGTG agggAGGAAGCATACAGAAGATCAATCTGGGAGCAGAACGTTTTGAAAGTGAGGAAGCACAatgaagaagcagcagcaggacAACATACCTTTACCACTGGGATCAACCACCTTTCAGACATG acaacAGAAGAAGTCAATGCTAAACTGAATGGTCTGAGGGTGGAGAAATTTTCTTCTGAGGATGTTAATGAGAATTTCACCTTTCTTGGTGATTACCCTGTCCCCTCCAGTGTGAACTGGACTGAGGATGGATTTGTCACCCCTGTGAAGAACCag ggtGAATGTAACTCATGCTGGGCATTCAGTGCAGTTGGAGCTTTAGAAGCtcaaatgaagaagaagaagggtcGTCTTGTTCCTCTGAGTGTTCAGAACCTGGTGGACTGCAGTTTTGAGGAGGGAAACCACGGTTGCACTGGAGGATACGTGACTAACGCCTTTAATTATATTGTAAACCAAAGGGGCATCAGCAAGGAGTCCGTGTACCCTTATACTGGAAAG TTGGGGAATTGCCATGCTAATAAAACATATGGACGCTGTTCTGGTTTCCGAGTCCTTCAACGTTATAATGAGTTTGAGCTGCAGAAGGTAGTGGCTAACATTGGACCGGTTGCAGTGGGAATTAATGCTAGTGATTCCACATTTCACCATTACCAGACTG gtatttATAACTACACttgtgaaggtgaaggagtgaatCATGCAGTTCTTGTGGTTGGATATGGAAAAGAAGGTGGGCAACAATACTGGCTGATCAAAAACAG tTGGGGTGTTGATTGGGGAGAAGGAGGATATATGCGACTCCagagaaacaacaacaatcagTGTGGAATCGGCACCTACAGCGTCATCCCCATTGTCTGA
- the LOC131364910 gene encoding cathepsin K-like isoform X3, whose product MMCVLLLALLVSQVCCDMNLDVYWMSWKNEFSKNYNSVREEAYRRSIWEQNVLKVRKHNEEAAAGQHTFTTGINHLSDMTTEEVNAKLNGLRVEKFSSEDVNENFTFLGDYPVPSSVNWTEDGFVTPVKNQGECNSCWAFSAVGALEAQMKKKKGRLVPLSVQNLVDCSFEEGNHGCTGGYVTNAFNYIVNQRGISKESVYPYTGKLGNCHANKTYGRCSGFRVLQRYNEFELQKVVANIGPVAVGINASDSTFHHYQTV is encoded by the exons ATGATGTGTGTCTTGCTTCTGGCTCTGCTGGTCTCTCAAGTTTGCTGTGATATGAATCTAGATGTGTACTGGATGTCCTGGAAAAATGAATTCAGTAAAAATTACAACAGTGTG agggAGGAAGCATACAGAAGATCAATCTGGGAGCAGAACGTTTTGAAAGTGAGGAAGCACAatgaagaagcagcagcaggacAACATACCTTTACCACTGGGATCAACCACCTTTCAGACATG acaacAGAAGAAGTCAATGCTAAACTGAATGGTCTGAGGGTGGAGAAATTTTCTTCTGAGGATGTTAATGAGAATTTCACCTTTCTTGGTGATTACCCTGTCCCCTCCAGTGTGAACTGGACTGAGGATGGATTTGTCACCCCTGTGAAGAACCag ggtGAATGTAACTCATGCTGGGCATTCAGTGCAGTTGGAGCTTTAGAAGCtcaaatgaagaagaagaagggtcGTCTTGTTCCTCTGAGTGTTCAGAACCTGGTGGACTGCAGTTTTGAGGAGGGAAACCACGGTTGCACTGGAGGATACGTGACTAACGCCTTTAATTATATTGTAAACCAAAGGGGCATCAGCAAGGAGTCCGTGTACCCTTATACTGGAAAG TTGGGGAATTGCCATGCTAATAAAACATATGGACGCTGTTCTGGTTTCCGAGTCCTTCAACGTTATAATGAGTTTGAGCTGCAGAAGGTAGTGGCTAACATTGGACCGGTTGCAGTGGGAATTAATGCTAGTGATTCCACATTTCACCATTACCAGACTG TCTAA